One Flagellimonas sp. CMM7 genomic region harbors:
- a CDS encoding PaaI family thioesterase, with translation MSLYQNLAEVGSKFVKKHTLFKYGFNLSPMYRRSTGRIIHVSEDLLNITIKLPITYKNRNYVNSIFGGSMFSAVDPIPMVQLINLLGTDFVVWDKSAEVFFKRPAKENLYANFTYTLKELDEIRNHVAHNNEMEILKTTSLTNQDQTIVYCRVEKTIYIADKTYFKKKRENKRA, from the coding sequence ATGTCGTTATATCAAAATTTAGCAGAGGTAGGATCCAAGTTTGTTAAAAAACATACCCTCTTTAAATATGGTTTTAACCTATCTCCAATGTATCGCAGAAGTACAGGAAGGATCATTCATGTTTCTGAAGATCTATTAAATATTACAATAAAACTTCCTATTACATACAAAAACAGAAACTACGTTAATTCTATTTTTGGAGGTAGTATGTTTTCAGCAGTGGACCCAATTCCTATGGTGCAATTAATCAATTTGCTGGGTACAGACTTCGTGGTTTGGGATAAATCAGCAGAAGTATTTTTTAAACGTCCGGCAAAGGAAAACCTATATGCCAACTTCACCTACACCCTTAAAGAACTGGACGAAATCAGAAACCATGTCGCCCATAATAATGAAATGGAGATTCTTAAAACCACCTCACTCACCAACCAGGATCAAACCATAGTCTATTGCCGGGTTGAGAAAACTATTTATATAGCCGATAAAACCTATTTTAAAAAGAAAAGGGAAAACAAACGAGCTTAA
- a CDS encoding DUF1287 domain-containing protein: MERTLLILLVLLFNMVWSQTVIEEVDLVESALELTKQDVTYDPSYFSIDYPNGDVPSDKGVCTDVIIRAYRKIGVDLQQLVHEDMKANFNAYPKIWGLSSTDKNIDHRRVPNLMTFFKRIGAEKSISNNAEDYLPGDIVCWNLRGAITHIGIVVDKKSRDHKRNLIVHNIGRGQVLEDMLFDFRIIGHYRFISAQSPN; the protein is encoded by the coding sequence ATGGAAAGAACTCTTTTAATACTCCTAGTGTTACTCTTCAATATGGTTTGGTCCCAAACTGTAATTGAGGAAGTTGATTTGGTTGAAAGTGCTCTGGAATTGACAAAACAGGACGTAACCTATGACCCAAGTTATTTTTCGATTGACTACCCCAATGGAGATGTACCAAGTGACAAAGGCGTCTGCACCGATGTTATAATTAGGGCATATAGGAAAATAGGTGTTGATCTGCAGCAGTTAGTACATGAAGATATGAAAGCCAATTTTAACGCTTATCCCAAAATTTGGGGCCTTAGTTCCACAGATAAAAACATTGATCATAGACGAGTTCCTAATCTAATGACTTTCTTTAAGCGTATAGGTGCAGAAAAATCAATATCAAATAATGCTGAAGACTACCTTCCAGGAGATATTGTATGTTGGAACCTAAGAGGGGCTATTACTCATATTGGTATTGTGGTAGATAAAAAATCGAGGGATCACAAACGGAACCTAATAGTCCACAATATTGGACGAGGTCAAGTCTTAGAAGACATGCTTTTTGACTTTAGGATTATAGGTCATTATCGTTTTATCAGTGCTCAATCTCCAAATTAG
- a CDS encoding DUF5946 family protein codes for MQDYRDLAQKNGITLLETGNCQFCGANTTRNIHECLEIFNLGFQFLDYSKKENHRYRFLSVDAHTLQHPEIHGRWSNHFHLTRQHLMFAYNVVWNYDLSPRLSDYLNVYKKGDPNEFLNPPEVLERGNITTTHIIHNSKNEAECQQLVEGWGMEVYQSWNKHHHLVDHIAKGFINSGQFITQR; via the coding sequence ATGCAAGACTATAGAGACCTTGCTCAAAAGAATGGAATTACTCTTCTAGAAACCGGAAACTGTCAGTTTTGCGGAGCCAATACCACAAGAAACATACATGAATGTTTAGAGATTTTCAATTTGGGTTTTCAATTTTTGGATTATTCCAAAAAGGAAAACCATAGATATCGTTTCTTGAGTGTTGATGCACATACACTCCAGCACCCAGAAATACATGGCCGGTGGAGCAACCATTTTCACCTTACAAGACAACATTTAATGTTTGCCTATAACGTTGTCTGGAACTATGATTTATCACCTAGGCTTAGTGATTATTTAAACGTCTATAAAAAAGGTGACCCCAATGAGTTTTTAAATCCACCAGAAGTATTGGAACGCGGGAACATTACTACTACGCATATTATTCATAATTCAAAAAACGAAGCGGAATGTCAGCAATTGGTTGAAGGATGGGGTATGGAAGTGTATCAATCATGGAATAAGCACCACCATTTAGTAGATCATATAGCTAAAGGATTCATAAATAGTGGGCAATTCATAACCCAACGTTAA
- a CDS encoding DUF1801 domain-containing protein, with product MKALQIQANPEVKVVFSNYPDLVKEKMEALRQLVLEVAEEVDEIEVLEETLKWGEPSYLAKKGSTLRMDWKSKTPNQYALYFKCTSQLVPSFRIVFKDLFTFEKNRAIVFQLDDKLPEVELKQCIKAALTYHNIKHLPLLGL from the coding sequence ATGAAGGCTTTACAAATACAGGCAAACCCGGAAGTTAAAGTCGTTTTCAGTAATTATCCCGATTTGGTGAAGGAGAAAATGGAAGCCCTTAGACAATTGGTTTTAGAAGTAGCAGAGGAAGTAGATGAAATCGAGGTTTTGGAGGAAACGCTCAAATGGGGTGAGCCAAGTTATTTGGCCAAAAAAGGGAGTACGTTGCGCATGGACTGGAAATCCAAAACACCAAACCAATATGCGCTATATTTTAAATGTACAAGCCAATTGGTCCCTTCGTTCAGAATAGTGTTTAAAGACTTGTTTACTTTTGAGAAAAATCGAGCCATTGTTTTTCAACTGGATGACAAACTTCCAGAAGTAGAACTAAAGCAGTGTATTAAAGCAGCGTTAACCTACCATAATATAAAGCACCTCCCCTTATTGGGGCTATAA
- a CDS encoding glycosyl hydrolase has translation MKEQVKFVFLFAFLNCAFTLLAQDKTATVKSTTIHKNFYEGLEWRNIGPSRGGRSLGCAGSPTRPNEYYFGATGGGLWKTTDGGNEWKAVTDGQVTSSSVGAVAVAETNPDIVYIGMGEVQLRGSITQGDGVYKTIDGGKTWSHLGLKETQAVSRIRIHPTDPDIVYVAALGHPYGDNEERGVFRSKNGGETWEKVLYTSPKAGAVDLIIDRNNPKVLYASTWQVQRKAWKMWGGGGDCKLWKSVDGGDTWTDLTGNAGMPAGPIGKIGVTVSPVDSNRVWAIVEANEGGVFRSDDAGKTWERTNDERKLRQRAFYYSRIYADPLDKETVYGLNTRFYKSTDGGKTFDTIIKTPHGDNHDLWIDPSNPNRMINSNDGGGNVSINGGKSWTEQDYVTTQFYHVMATNDVPYHVAGAQQDNSTLAMPSDGWDHMQARGPNHGWFYAVGGGESGWITQHPENLDIFYAGSQGALLTRYDRSNGQSRDIQVYPRFFSGEPAEALPERWQWTFPIMFAPQDSNIMYTCSQHVWKTTDDGQSWEKISPDLTYADPTTLGKTGGIITMDMNGPEIYATVFALAPSFHDINTIWAGSDDGKIHITRDGGENWQDITPKDLPKFSRVSIIDESKHRPGTLFVAANRYQVDDRQPYVFKTHDYGKTWTKIITGIEDGHFARAIREDPVREGLLFLATEHGVYFSMNDGVLWKSLQLKLPDTPIRDLVVKDNDVVLGSHGRGFWILDDIHPLRQYKDNMKNQSAILFKPSDAIRGIQDASIQYYLKEQLDTITFEVLDANDNLINTFTGSKPEYEEDPNIPWWQKGGSSKPTTAKGINTFTWDLRYPGATEFEGMIIWSARPQRGPKAPLGTYKVRMKTKDYEKTYPFSVTIDPNLKGITEADLKEQFELANNIMQKTSSANEAVIHIRKMRDVIQANKEKISSAATKKTITPFLNKITAIEEELYQVKNQSGQDPLNFPIKLNNRLASLRRSVESGDAKPTNGTYKVYKELSAELEEHLGNLNGILKKDLPKVNAILENIGVEQIKATK, from the coding sequence ATGAAAGAACAAGTCAAATTTGTATTTCTATTCGCTTTTCTAAATTGTGCCTTTACCCTTTTGGCGCAAGACAAAACAGCAACAGTTAAATCAACAACAATTCATAAAAATTTTTATGAAGGGCTGGAGTGGCGTAACATTGGACCAAGTAGGGGCGGGCGATCTTTAGGATGTGCGGGTAGTCCTACTAGACCCAACGAATATTATTTTGGTGCTACCGGTGGCGGATTATGGAAAACCACAGATGGAGGTAACGAATGGAAAGCTGTTACTGATGGACAGGTAACCAGTTCATCTGTAGGGGCCGTGGCAGTAGCAGAAACCAATCCAGATATCGTTTACATCGGTATGGGAGAAGTACAATTGCGCGGAAGCATTACTCAGGGTGATGGTGTCTATAAAACGATTGATGGTGGAAAAACATGGAGCCATTTAGGCCTAAAAGAAACACAGGCGGTGTCCCGTATCAGAATTCACCCAACGGATCCAGATATTGTCTACGTTGCAGCATTGGGACATCCGTATGGTGATAATGAAGAACGTGGAGTATTTAGAAGTAAAAATGGTGGTGAAACTTGGGAAAAGGTACTGTATACAAGCCCAAAAGCTGGTGCTGTCGATTTGATCATCGACCGAAACAATCCTAAAGTTTTATATGCCAGCACCTGGCAAGTACAGCGTAAAGCATGGAAAATGTGGGGCGGTGGCGGCGATTGTAAGCTATGGAAGTCGGTAGATGGCGGCGATACTTGGACAGACCTAACCGGTAATGCTGGAATGCCCGCTGGACCTATAGGAAAGATTGGGGTTACGGTTTCTCCAGTAGATTCGAATCGCGTTTGGGCCATTGTAGAAGCAAATGAAGGTGGTGTTTTTCGCTCAGATGATGCCGGTAAGACATGGGAACGTACCAACGATGAACGTAAACTAAGACAACGCGCCTTTTATTATTCCAGAATTTATGCCGATCCTTTGGACAAAGAAACGGTTTATGGTCTCAATACCCGATTTTATAAATCTACAGATGGCGGAAAGACTTTTGATACTATTATAAAAACGCCTCATGGCGACAATCATGATTTGTGGATTGATCCCTCCAATCCAAATCGTATGATCAATTCCAATGACGGGGGCGGAAATGTAAGTATCAATGGAGGAAAAAGCTGGACAGAACAGGATTATGTAACCACTCAGTTTTATCATGTTATGGCCACGAACGATGTGCCTTATCATGTTGCCGGTGCGCAACAAGATAATAGCACTTTGGCCATGCCCAGTGACGGATGGGACCATATGCAGGCAAGAGGTCCTAACCATGGATGGTTTTACGCTGTAGGCGGTGGCGAAAGTGGATGGATTACCCAACATCCCGAGAATCTGGATATTTTTTATGCCGGGAGTCAAGGCGCATTACTCACCCGTTACGACCGCAGTAATGGACAGTCTAGAGATATTCAAGTATATCCGAGGTTTTTTTCTGGAGAACCTGCCGAAGCACTTCCAGAACGTTGGCAATGGACCTTTCCCATTATGTTTGCTCCACAGGACTCCAACATAATGTATACCTGTTCACAGCATGTATGGAAAACAACGGATGATGGACAATCTTGGGAGAAAATCAGTCCAGATCTAACGTATGCGGACCCCACTACCTTGGGAAAAACAGGCGGTATAATCACCATGGATATGAACGGACCTGAAATTTATGCGACCGTTTTTGCATTGGCACCTTCCTTCCATGATATCAACACCATTTGGGCGGGATCAGATGATGGAAAAATACATATCACAAGAGACGGAGGTGAAAATTGGCAGGACATTACCCCTAAGGATTTACCAAAATTCTCTCGAGTTAGTATTATAGATGAATCTAAACATCGCCCGGGAACTTTGTTTGTAGCTGCCAACCGCTATCAAGTGGATGACAGACAACCTTATGTCTTTAAAACGCATGATTATGGCAAAACATGGACGAAAATCATAACAGGAATAGAAGACGGGCATTTTGCAAGAGCAATTCGTGAAGATCCGGTAAGAGAAGGATTGTTGTTTTTAGCAACTGAGCATGGTGTCTATTTTTCCATGAATGATGGAGTGCTCTGGAAAAGTTTACAGTTAAAACTGCCAGATACGCCAATCCGCGATTTAGTGGTTAAAGACAATGATGTGGTTTTGGGTTCCCATGGACGTGGATTTTGGATTTTGGATGATATTCACCCCTTGAGGCAGTATAAGGATAATATGAAAAATCAATCTGCCATCCTTTTTAAGCCTTCGGATGCCATTAGAGGTATTCAAGATGCATCTATCCAGTATTATCTGAAAGAGCAATTGGACACCATCACTTTTGAAGTTTTGGATGCCAATGACAACCTCATCAATACGTTTACCGGAAGCAAGCCTGAATATGAAGAAGATCCCAATATTCCATGGTGGCAAAAGGGTGGCTCATCAAAACCCACTACTGCGAAGGGCATTAATACCTTTACCTGGGATTTGAGATATCCTGGCGCTACGGAATTTGAGGGAATGATTATTTGGAGTGCTCGTCCTCAAAGAGGTCCCAAAGCTCCTTTGGGCACCTACAAAGTTAGAATGAAAACAAAGGATTATGAGAAAACCTATCCTTTTTCCGTTACTATAGATCCTAATCTTAAAGGAATTACAGAAGCTGATTTAAAAGAACAGTTTGAGCTGGCCAATAACATTATGCAGAAGACCAGCTCGGCTAACGAAGCGGTCATACATATTAGAAAAATGCGTGATGTAATTCAGGCGAACAAGGAAAAAATCTCCAGTGCTGCCACCAAAAAGACCATTACTCCTTTCCTGAACAAAATAACTGCAATTGAAGAAGAACTCTATCAGGTTAAAAATCAATCAGGTCAAGATCCTTTGAATTTTCCGATAAAACTAAATAATCGATTGGCTTCTCTAAGGCGAAGCGTTGAAAGCGGCGATGCCAAGCCAACCAATGGGACGTACAAAGTATACAAGGAACTTTCTGCCGAACTTGAAGAACATCTTGGCAACTTAAATGGGATTCTAAAGAAAGATTTGCCAAAAGTAAACGCTATTTTGGAAAATATAGGTGTTGAACAAATTAAGGCAACAAAGTAA